A portion of the Staphylococcus felis genome contains these proteins:
- the nrdF gene encoding class 1b ribonucleoside-diphosphate reductase subunit beta, whose amino-acid sequence MIAVNWNTQEDMTNMFWRQNIAQMWVETEFKVSKDIASWKTLTDEEKNAFKKALAGLTGLDTHQADDGMPLIMLHTTDLRKKAVYSFMGMMEQIHAKSYSHIFTTLLPSSETNDLLDRWVLEEPHLKYKSEKIVGTYHKLWTKDASIYDQYMARVASVFLETFLFYSGFYYPLYLAGQGRMTTSGEIIRKILLDESIHGVFTGLDAQDLRKELSESEKQKADQQMYALLKDLYANEESYTRKLYEPIGLAEDVLNYVRYNGNKALSNLGFEPYFEEREFNPIIENALDTSTKNHDFFSVKGDGYTIALNVEALQDDDFIFDEK is encoded by the coding sequence ATGATAGCTGTAAATTGGAATACACAAGAAGATATGACAAATATGTTTTGGCGACAAAATATTGCTCAAATGTGGGTTGAAACGGAATTCAAAGTTTCAAAAGATATTGCAAGTTGGAAAACGTTAACTGATGAAGAGAAAAATGCTTTTAAAAAGGCATTAGCAGGTTTAACAGGACTAGATACACACCAAGCAGATGATGGCATGCCACTGATTATGCTACATACAACAGATTTACGTAAAAAAGCTGTATATTCATTCATGGGAATGATGGAGCAAATACATGCTAAAAGTTATTCTCATATTTTTACAACTTTATTACCATCAAGTGAAACGAATGATTTGTTGGATAGATGGGTGTTAGAAGAGCCACATTTAAAGTACAAATCAGAAAAAATTGTAGGGACATATCATAAGTTATGGACGAAAGATGCGTCTATTTATGATCAATACATGGCGCGCGTGGCAAGTGTATTTTTAGAAACATTTTTATTCTATTCTGGCTTTTATTATCCTTTATATCTTGCAGGCCAAGGTCGTATGACAACATCAGGTGAAATTATTCGTAAAATTTTATTGGATGAGTCTATTCACGGTGTCTTTACAGGACTAGATGCGCAAGATTTACGTAAAGAACTGTCAGAAAGTGAGAAGCAAAAAGCTGATCAACAAATGTATGCATTGTTGAAAGATTTATATGCGAATGAAGAATCTTATACACGTAAGTTATATGAGCCAATAGGCTTAGCTGAAGATGTATTGAATTATGTTCGATATAATGGTAATAAAGCATTGTCTAATTTAGGATTTGAACCTTATTTTGAAGAGCGTGAGTTCAATCCAATTATTGAGAATGCATTAGATACTTCGACTAAGAACCATGATTTCTTCTCTGTTAAAGGCGATGGCTATACAATTGCATTAAACGTTGAAGCATTGCAAGACGACGACTTCATATTTGATGAAAAATAA
- a CDS encoding EMYY motif lipoprotein: MNKPILKFILILSLSVIICACENTNEAEQKEYTMQMQKVQAKEQTFQRVFDGSNLAQLKQMSDDNITDINKRTLEDLNQKMNQKILPAFKKYQKEAKKLPETNQTLKSLKLTYLQSLEGKEKEIKKVQQLIRLCMDSVEANESVLTYAQHFETYRANVESYMNQARSTEAGYNESLSFEAVLNDNYQEVQKLGEKYSDTQSDKEQQAMIKNEMLPLIQKQIKVMNQKRIHHTAVNQARQNAIEMYYNLEHYYRERAETIRLHEQLLKINSNDLVTSSKELEKYERTYQIKANQKLK, translated from the coding sequence ATGAATAAACCAATTTTAAAGTTCATCTTGATACTATCATTATCTGTCATTATATGTGCATGTGAAAATACAAATGAAGCTGAGCAAAAAGAATACACGATGCAAATGCAAAAAGTTCAAGCGAAAGAACAGACATTTCAACGTGTGTTTGATGGATCTAATTTAGCGCAATTAAAGCAAATGAGCGACGATAATATTACGGATATCAACAAACGTACACTTGAAGATTTAAATCAAAAGATGAATCAAAAAATATTGCCAGCGTTTAAAAAATATCAAAAAGAAGCAAAGAAATTACCAGAAACTAATCAAACTTTGAAAAGTCTTAAATTAACATATTTGCAAAGTTTAGAGGGAAAAGAAAAAGAAATAAAGAAGGTACAACAATTGATTCGCCTTTGTATGGATTCGGTTGAAGCGAATGAGAGTGTGCTCACTTATGCACAGCATTTTGAAACATATAGAGCAAATGTAGAATCCTATATGAATCAAGCGCGTTCAACAGAAGCAGGTTATAATGAAAGTCTGTCATTTGAAGCGGTGTTAAACGATAATTATCAAGAGGTACAAAAATTAGGCGAAAAATACAGCGACACGCAAAGTGATAAAGAACAACAAGCGATGATTAAAAACGAAATGCTCCCATTGATTCAAAAACAAATCAAAGTGATGAATCAAAAACGCATCCATCATACGGCAGTTAATCAAGCAAGGCAAAATGCGATTGAAATGTATTATAACCTTGAGCATTACTATCGTGAACGTGCAGAAACGATTCGTTTGCATGAGCAGCTATTAAAGATAAATTCGAACGATTTAGTGACATCTTCGAAAGAGTTAGAAAAATACGAACGTACTTATCAAATCAAAGCGAATCAAAAGTTAAAATAG
- a CDS encoding CHY zinc finger protein translates to MVTIHGATTDDEGRCEHYHSPLDVIAIKFKCCNKYYACFKCHNEAEHHRIQRWNADEFDQKAILCGVCKHEMTINEYMMIESCPHCGAHFNNRCKFHYHHYFTI, encoded by the coding sequence ATGGTTACAATTCATGGCGCTACTACTGATGACGAGGGAAGATGCGAACATTATCATAGCCCACTTGATGTCATCGCAATTAAATTCAAATGTTGCAATAAATATTACGCTTGCTTCAAATGTCACAATGAAGCGGAACACCACCGTATTCAACGCTGGAATGCAGATGAATTTGATCAAAAGGCCATACTTTGTGGCGTTTGTAAGCATGAAATGACTATTAATGAATATATGATGATTGAATCATGCCCACATTGTGGTGCCCATTTTAATAATCGTTGTAAATTTCATTATCATCACTACTTTACGATTTGA
- the murB gene encoding UDP-N-acetylmuramate dehydrogenase: MLIVKSSSILRDLEQLVSKSIIKVNEPLKRYTYTETGGNADFYISPSTHEDVQKVVQYAYNHHIPLTYLGNGSNIIIRDGGIRGIVLSLLNLDHIESSDATIIAGSGAAIIDVSRKARDLSLSGLEFACGIPGSVGGAVYMNAGAYGGEVKDVIDYALVINEQGELLQLTHNELELDYRNSIIQKEHYVVLEAAFTLKPGQQSDIQSIMDDLTERRESKQPLEYPSCGSVFRRPPGYFAGKLIQDAKLQGHRIGGVEVSKKHAGFMVNVDNGTATDYEDLIHHVQKVVKDKFDIELQREVRIIGEPLKSHE; the protein is encoded by the coding sequence ATGTTAATAGTGAAATCTTCTAGCATCTTAAGAGACTTAGAGCAATTAGTTTCTAAATCGATTATTAAAGTCAATGAACCACTGAAACGTTATACCTACACAGAAACTGGAGGAAATGCTGATTTTTATATTTCTCCTTCAACACATGAAGACGTCCAAAAAGTCGTTCAATACGCATATAACCATCACATTCCACTGACCTATTTAGGAAATGGTTCTAATATTATTATTCGTGATGGCGGTATACGTGGCATTGTATTAAGCTTATTAAACCTTGATCACATCGAATCTTCTGATGCCACAATTATTGCAGGGAGTGGCGCAGCAATTATCGATGTTTCTCGAAAAGCACGTGACCTTTCACTATCAGGATTAGAATTTGCGTGCGGTATTCCTGGCTCTGTAGGTGGTGCTGTCTACATGAACGCTGGCGCGTATGGTGGCGAGGTTAAAGATGTTATTGACTATGCCCTTGTCATTAATGAACAAGGCGAGTTGCTCCAATTAACACATAATGAATTAGAATTAGACTATCGCAATAGTATTATTCAAAAAGAACACTACGTCGTACTTGAAGCAGCTTTTACACTCAAACCTGGTCAGCAATCCGATATTCAGTCAATTATGGATGACCTTACTGAACGCCGTGAGTCAAAACAACCTCTAGAATATCCGTCTTGTGGCAGTGTATTTCGTCGACCACCTGGTTATTTCGCTGGTAAGTTAATTCAAGATGCAAAACTTCAAGGTCATCGTATTGGTGGTGTTGAAGTATCCAAAAAGCATGCTGGCTTTATGGTCAATGTCGATAATGGCACAGCAACAGACTATGAAGATTTAATACACCATGTTCAAAAAGTCGTTAAAGATAAGTTTGATATTGAATTACAGCGCGAAGTTCGTATAATTGGAGAACCTTTAAAATCACATGAATAA
- a CDS encoding GrpB family protein, with translation MYSHVQPFITENNTVPFHELYAYYQQCLFDLLDSPVKSTQHIGGTRHLSYPTEPILDILVGVDNLHDITSLDEKRLNYEGFYRLHHQYQKKVIMAKFNNLIDLKQEVRLHILQRNTPLFQQYQQVDHLLSTQIEIQTRFSTQKQSIVQLNPTIRDYENQKLKIFSQISQYL, from the coding sequence ATGTACTCGCATGTACAACCTTTTATTACCGAAAATAACACCGTGCCCTTCCACGAATTATACGCGTATTACCAACAATGCTTATTTGACTTACTTGACTCACCTGTTAAATCAACGCAACATATCGGAGGCACGCGCCATTTGAGCTATCCGACTGAACCTATTTTAGACATTTTAGTTGGTGTCGATAACTTGCATGATATCACATCACTGGATGAAAAGCGTTTAAATTATGAAGGATTTTATCGCCTACATCATCAATATCAGAAAAAAGTAATTATGGCTAAATTTAATAATCTGATTGACCTTAAACAAGAGGTTCGTTTACATATTCTTCAAAGAAATACACCTCTTTTTCAACAGTACCAACAAGTTGATCACTTATTGTCGACTCAAATCGAAATTCAAACACGATTTTCAACTCAAAAACAATCAATAGTTCAACTCAATCCTACAATACGTGATTATGAGAATCAAAAGCTTAAAATATTCTCTCAAATTTCACAATACCTTTAA